In Nymphaea colorata isolate Beijing-Zhang1983 chromosome 3, ASM883128v2, whole genome shotgun sequence, a genomic segment contains:
- the LOC116249727 gene encoding U3 small nucleolar RNA-associated protein 18 homolog isoform X4 gives MGLVSQNALSRKRSSDNNQANVRLLPKKKEHKVASEMQEMKKLEGFLFGPLHSSFGFGKEAAEDTGEDINEDGVFSSKDRSSAVDVILQEDNEVDSEASMSDEEREPHETRKPVWIDEEEQIAKINIAKTNRLRKLRGEEGEILVSGADYVARLRSQHVKLNPRTEWAELGWKSERDAFDDESDEENESVRAQGHGANGNNILLSSEDAVVRSTTKLLPGLLEFSRLIDGNADDPSNCPITSVEFHRNAQLLLTAGLDKKLRFFQIDGKRNTKIQSIFLEDCPIRKASFLPDGSHAIISGRRKFFYSLDIVNSKVDRVGPLMGREEKSLESFEVSPDSTTIAFTGNEGYILLVSSKSKQLIGTLKMNGTARSLAFANDGHQLLSSGGDGHIYSWDLRTRKCFHKGIDDGCINSSALSVSKDSTVFAAGSDSGIVNVYSRDEFLGGKRKPMKALTNLTTKVDGLQFNHDGQILATFSSMKRDSVKLVHVPSLSVFSNWPPLKHNLQYVQCLDFSPGGGLMVLGNAAGKQQNYVS, from the exons ATGGGTTTGGTATCTCAGAATGCTCTATCTAGGAAGCGGTCAAGTGACAATAATCAAGCTAACGTGAGGCTTCTGCCGAAAAAGAAGGAACATAAAGTTGCCAGTGAGATGCaggagatgaagaagctggAGGGATTCCTATTTGGtcctcttcattcttcttttggatTTGGTAAAGAGGCGGCAGAAGATACAGGGGAAGATATAAATGAGGATGGTGTTTTTTCATCTAAAGATCGGTCATCTGCTGTTGATGTTATTCTTCAAGAGGATAATGAGGTAGACAGTGAAGCTTCCATGAGCGATGAAGAGAGAGAGCCACACGAGACAAGGAAACCTGTATGGATTGATGAAGAAGAACAAATAGCGAAAATCAACATAGCCAAAACCAACAGGCTAAGAAAATTAAGGGGAGAAGAAGGTGAGATATTGGTTAGTGGAGCTGATTATGTTGCAAGATTAAGGTCACAACATGTTAAGCTGAACCCCAGAACTGAGTGGGCGGAGCTTGGGTGGAAGTCTGAGAgagatgcttttgatgacgaatcagatgaagagaatgaatcaGTCCGAGCTCAAGGTCATGGTGCCAATGGCAACAACATCCTTTTGTCGAGTGAGGATGCAGTAGTAAGGAGCACAACAAAATTATTGCCTGGGCTCCTTGAGTTCTCAAGATTGATAGATGGCAATGCAGACGACCCTTCAAATTGCCCCATTACATCAGTTGAGTTCCACAGGAATGCCCAGTTGTTGCTTACAGCTGGACTTGATAAAAAGCTTAGATTCTTTCAGATCGATGGAAAGAGAAACACTaagatacaaagcatttttCTTGAGGATTGTCCCATTCGTAAAGCTTCGTTCTTGCCTGATGGATCACATGCCATCATCAGTGgaagaaggaaatttttttacagTTTAGATATAGTAAACTCCAAGGTTGACAGAGTAGGCCCGTTGATGGGCAGAGAAGAGAAGAGCTTGGAATCGTTTGAAGTATCACCTGATTCTACTACTATTGCATTTACCGGCAACGAGGGATATATTCTTTTAGTCTCTTCTAAATCGAAGCAGCTAATTGGAACTCTAAAAATGAATGGAACTGCCCGATCCTTGGCATTTGCTAATGATGGACACCAGCTGTTGAGCTCGGGTGGAGATGGGCATATATACTCTTGGGACCTTAGGACAAGAAAATGCTTCCACAAGGGCATTGATGATGGTTGCATTAATAGCTCTGCGTTGAGCGTTTCAAAAGATAGTACTGTCTTTGCTGCAGGTTCGGATAGTGGAATTGTTAATGTTTATAGCCGGGATGAGTTTCTTGGAGGCAAAAGAAAACCAATGAAAGCTCTTACCAATTTAACTACTAAAGTGGACGGGTTGCAGTTTAATCATGATGGTCAAATCCTGGCCACCTTTTCAAGCATGAAGCGTGATAGCGTAAAGTTGGTTCATGTACCATCTCTGAGTGTATTCTCAAACTGGCCCCCTTTGAAACATAACCTTCAGTATGTGCAGTGTTTAGATTTCAGTCCGGGTGGAGGTTTGATGGTCCTAGGAAATGCTGCTGGAAAG CAGCAAAATTATGTTTCCTGA
- the LOC116249727 gene encoding U3 small nucleolar RNA-associated protein 18 homolog isoform X3, with translation MGLVSQNALSRKRSSDNNQANVRLLPKKKEHKVASEMQEMKKLEGFLFGPLHSSFGFGKEAAEDTGEDINEDGVFSSKDRSSAVDVILQEDNEVDSEASMSDEEREPHETRKPVWIDEEEQIAKINIAKTNRLRKLRGEEGEILVSGADYVARLRSQHVKLNPRTEWAELGWKSERDAFDDESDEENESVRAQGHGANGNNILLSSEDAVVRSTTKLLPGLLEFSRLIDGNADDPSNCPITSVEFHRNAQLLLTAGLDKKLRFFQIDGKRNTKIQSIFLEDCPIRKASFLPDGSHAIISGRRKFFYSLDIVNSKVDRVGPLMGREEKSLESFEVSPDSTTIAFTGNEGYILLVSSKSKQLIGTLKMNGTARSLAFANDGHQLLSSGGDGHIYSWDLRTRKCFHKGIDDGCINSSALSVSKDSTVFAAGSDSGIVNVYSRDEFLGGKRKPMKALTNLTTKVDGLQFNHDGQILATFSSMKRDSVKLVHVPSLSVFSNWPPLKHNLQYVQCLDFSPGGGLMVLGNAAGKVQQQNYVS, from the exons ATGGGTTTGGTATCTCAGAATGCTCTATCTAGGAAGCGGTCAAGTGACAATAATCAAGCTAACGTGAGGCTTCTGCCGAAAAAGAAGGAACATAAAGTTGCCAGTGAGATGCaggagatgaagaagctggAGGGATTCCTATTTGGtcctcttcattcttcttttggatTTGGTAAAGAGGCGGCAGAAGATACAGGGGAAGATATAAATGAGGATGGTGTTTTTTCATCTAAAGATCGGTCATCTGCTGTTGATGTTATTCTTCAAGAGGATAATGAGGTAGACAGTGAAGCTTCCATGAGCGATGAAGAGAGAGAGCCACACGAGACAAGGAAACCTGTATGGATTGATGAAGAAGAACAAATAGCGAAAATCAACATAGCCAAAACCAACAGGCTAAGAAAATTAAGGGGAGAAGAAGGTGAGATATTGGTTAGTGGAGCTGATTATGTTGCAAGATTAAGGTCACAACATGTTAAGCTGAACCCCAGAACTGAGTGGGCGGAGCTTGGGTGGAAGTCTGAGAgagatgcttttgatgacgaatcagatgaagagaatgaatcaGTCCGAGCTCAAGGTCATGGTGCCAATGGCAACAACATCCTTTTGTCGAGTGAGGATGCAGTAGTAAGGAGCACAACAAAATTATTGCCTGGGCTCCTTGAGTTCTCAAGATTGATAGATGGCAATGCAGACGACCCTTCAAATTGCCCCATTACATCAGTTGAGTTCCACAGGAATGCCCAGTTGTTGCTTACAGCTGGACTTGATAAAAAGCTTAGATTCTTTCAGATCGATGGAAAGAGAAACACTaagatacaaagcatttttCTTGAGGATTGTCCCATTCGTAAAGCTTCGTTCTTGCCTGATGGATCACATGCCATCATCAGTGgaagaaggaaatttttttacagTTTAGATATAGTAAACTCCAAGGTTGACAGAGTAGGCCCGTTGATGGGCAGAGAAGAGAAGAGCTTGGAATCGTTTGAAGTATCACCTGATTCTACTACTATTGCATTTACCGGCAACGAGGGATATATTCTTTTAGTCTCTTCTAAATCGAAGCAGCTAATTGGAACTCTAAAAATGAATGGAACTGCCCGATCCTTGGCATTTGCTAATGATGGACACCAGCTGTTGAGCTCGGGTGGAGATGGGCATATATACTCTTGGGACCTTAGGACAAGAAAATGCTTCCACAAGGGCATTGATGATGGTTGCATTAATAGCTCTGCGTTGAGCGTTTCAAAAGATAGTACTGTCTTTGCTGCAGGTTCGGATAGTGGAATTGTTAATGTTTATAGCCGGGATGAGTTTCTTGGAGGCAAAAGAAAACCAATGAAAGCTCTTACCAATTTAACTACTAAAGTGGACGGGTTGCAGTTTAATCATGATGGTCAAATCCTGGCCACCTTTTCAAGCATGAAGCGTGATAGCGTAAAGTTGGTTCATGTACCATCTCTGAGTGTATTCTCAAACTGGCCCCCTTTGAAACATAACCTTCAGTATGTGCAGTGTTTAGATTTCAGTCCGGGTGGAGGTTTGATGGTCCTAGGAAATGCTGCTGGAAAG GTCCAGCAGCAAAATTATGTTTCCTGA
- the LOC116249727 gene encoding U3 small nucleolar RNA-associated protein 18 homolog isoform X1 — translation MGLVSQNALSRKRSSDNNQANVRLLPKKKEHKVASEMQEMKKLEGFLFGPLHSSFGFGKEAAEDTGEDINEDGVFSSKDRSSAVDVILQEDNEVDSEASMSDEEREPHETRKPVWIDEEEQIAKINIAKTNRLRKLRGEEGEILVSGADYVARLRSQHVKLNPRTEWAELGWKSERDAFDDESDEENESVRAQGHGANGNNILLSSEDAVVRSTTKLLPGLLEFSRLIDGNADDPSNCPITSVEFHRNAQLLLTAGLDKKLRFFQIDGKRNTKIQSIFLEDCPIRKASFLPDGSHAIISGRRKFFYSLDIVNSKVDRVGPLMGREEKSLESFEVSPDSTTIAFTGNEGYILLVSSKSKQLIGTLKMNGTARSLAFANDGHQLLSSGGDGHIYSWDLRTRKCFHKGIDDGCINSSALSVSKDSTVFAAGSDSGIVNVYSRDEFLGGKRKPMKALTNLTTKVDGLQFNHDGQILATFSSMKRDSVKLVHVPSLSVFSNWPPLKHNLQYVQCLDFSPGGGLMVLGNAAGKVRKQRQAHVAYVIPTRERFW, via the exons ATGGGTTTGGTATCTCAGAATGCTCTATCTAGGAAGCGGTCAAGTGACAATAATCAAGCTAACGTGAGGCTTCTGCCGAAAAAGAAGGAACATAAAGTTGCCAGTGAGATGCaggagatgaagaagctggAGGGATTCCTATTTGGtcctcttcattcttcttttggatTTGGTAAAGAGGCGGCAGAAGATACAGGGGAAGATATAAATGAGGATGGTGTTTTTTCATCTAAAGATCGGTCATCTGCTGTTGATGTTATTCTTCAAGAGGATAATGAGGTAGACAGTGAAGCTTCCATGAGCGATGAAGAGAGAGAGCCACACGAGACAAGGAAACCTGTATGGATTGATGAAGAAGAACAAATAGCGAAAATCAACATAGCCAAAACCAACAGGCTAAGAAAATTAAGGGGAGAAGAAGGTGAGATATTGGTTAGTGGAGCTGATTATGTTGCAAGATTAAGGTCACAACATGTTAAGCTGAACCCCAGAACTGAGTGGGCGGAGCTTGGGTGGAAGTCTGAGAgagatgcttttgatgacgaatcagatgaagagaatgaatcaGTCCGAGCTCAAGGTCATGGTGCCAATGGCAACAACATCCTTTTGTCGAGTGAGGATGCAGTAGTAAGGAGCACAACAAAATTATTGCCTGGGCTCCTTGAGTTCTCAAGATTGATAGATGGCAATGCAGACGACCCTTCAAATTGCCCCATTACATCAGTTGAGTTCCACAGGAATGCCCAGTTGTTGCTTACAGCTGGACTTGATAAAAAGCTTAGATTCTTTCAGATCGATGGAAAGAGAAACACTaagatacaaagcatttttCTTGAGGATTGTCCCATTCGTAAAGCTTCGTTCTTGCCTGATGGATCACATGCCATCATCAGTGgaagaaggaaatttttttacagTTTAGATATAGTAAACTCCAAGGTTGACAGAGTAGGCCCGTTGATGGGCAGAGAAGAGAAGAGCTTGGAATCGTTTGAAGTATCACCTGATTCTACTACTATTGCATTTACCGGCAACGAGGGATATATTCTTTTAGTCTCTTCTAAATCGAAGCAGCTAATTGGAACTCTAAAAATGAATGGAACTGCCCGATCCTTGGCATTTGCTAATGATGGACACCAGCTGTTGAGCTCGGGTGGAGATGGGCATATATACTCTTGGGACCTTAGGACAAGAAAATGCTTCCACAAGGGCATTGATGATGGTTGCATTAATAGCTCTGCGTTGAGCGTTTCAAAAGATAGTACTGTCTTTGCTGCAGGTTCGGATAGTGGAATTGTTAATGTTTATAGCCGGGATGAGTTTCTTGGAGGCAAAAGAAAACCAATGAAAGCTCTTACCAATTTAACTACTAAAGTGGACGGGTTGCAGTTTAATCATGATGGTCAAATCCTGGCCACCTTTTCAAGCATGAAGCGTGATAGCGTAAAGTTGGTTCATGTACCATCTCTGAGTGTATTCTCAAACTGGCCCCCTTTGAAACATAACCTTCAGTATGTGCAGTGTTTAGATTTCAGTCCGGGTGGAGGTTTGATGGTCCTAGGAAATGCTGCTGGAAAG GTTCGGAAACAAAGACAAGCCCATGTTGCATATGTGATTCCTACTCGAGAAAGGTTCTGGTAG
- the LOC116249727 gene encoding U3 small nucleolar RNA-associated protein 18 homolog isoform X2: MGLVSQNALSRKRSSDNNQANVRLLPKKKEHKVASEMQEMKKLEGFLFGPLHSSFGFGKEAAEDTGEDINEDGVFSSKDRSSAVDVILQEDNEVDSEASMSDEEREPHETRKPVWIDEEEQIAKINIAKTNRLRKLRGEEGEILVSGADYVARLRSQHVKLNPRTEWAELGWKSERDAFDDESDEENESVRAQGHGANGNNILLSSEDAVVRSTTKLLPGLLEFSRLIDGNADDPSNCPITSVEFHRNAQLLLTAGLDKKLRFFQIDGKRNTKIQSIFLEDCPIRKASFLPDGSHAIISGRRKFFYSLDIVNSKVDRVGPLMGREEKSLESFEVSPDSTTIAFTGNEGYILLVSSKSKQLIGTLKMNGTARSLAFANDGHQLLSSGGDGHIYSWDLRTRKCFHKGIDDGCINSSALSVSKDSTVFAAGSDSGIVNVYSRDEFLGGKRKPMKALTNLTTKVDGLQFNHDGQILATFSSMKRDSVKLVHVPSLSVFSNWPPLKHNLQYVQCLDFSPGGGLMVLGNAAGKVMLYKLNHYEHA, translated from the coding sequence ATGGGTTTGGTATCTCAGAATGCTCTATCTAGGAAGCGGTCAAGTGACAATAATCAAGCTAACGTGAGGCTTCTGCCGAAAAAGAAGGAACATAAAGTTGCCAGTGAGATGCaggagatgaagaagctggAGGGATTCCTATTTGGtcctcttcattcttcttttggatTTGGTAAAGAGGCGGCAGAAGATACAGGGGAAGATATAAATGAGGATGGTGTTTTTTCATCTAAAGATCGGTCATCTGCTGTTGATGTTATTCTTCAAGAGGATAATGAGGTAGACAGTGAAGCTTCCATGAGCGATGAAGAGAGAGAGCCACACGAGACAAGGAAACCTGTATGGATTGATGAAGAAGAACAAATAGCGAAAATCAACATAGCCAAAACCAACAGGCTAAGAAAATTAAGGGGAGAAGAAGGTGAGATATTGGTTAGTGGAGCTGATTATGTTGCAAGATTAAGGTCACAACATGTTAAGCTGAACCCCAGAACTGAGTGGGCGGAGCTTGGGTGGAAGTCTGAGAgagatgcttttgatgacgaatcagatgaagagaatgaatcaGTCCGAGCTCAAGGTCATGGTGCCAATGGCAACAACATCCTTTTGTCGAGTGAGGATGCAGTAGTAAGGAGCACAACAAAATTATTGCCTGGGCTCCTTGAGTTCTCAAGATTGATAGATGGCAATGCAGACGACCCTTCAAATTGCCCCATTACATCAGTTGAGTTCCACAGGAATGCCCAGTTGTTGCTTACAGCTGGACTTGATAAAAAGCTTAGATTCTTTCAGATCGATGGAAAGAGAAACACTaagatacaaagcatttttCTTGAGGATTGTCCCATTCGTAAAGCTTCGTTCTTGCCTGATGGATCACATGCCATCATCAGTGgaagaaggaaatttttttacagTTTAGATATAGTAAACTCCAAGGTTGACAGAGTAGGCCCGTTGATGGGCAGAGAAGAGAAGAGCTTGGAATCGTTTGAAGTATCACCTGATTCTACTACTATTGCATTTACCGGCAACGAGGGATATATTCTTTTAGTCTCTTCTAAATCGAAGCAGCTAATTGGAACTCTAAAAATGAATGGAACTGCCCGATCCTTGGCATTTGCTAATGATGGACACCAGCTGTTGAGCTCGGGTGGAGATGGGCATATATACTCTTGGGACCTTAGGACAAGAAAATGCTTCCACAAGGGCATTGATGATGGTTGCATTAATAGCTCTGCGTTGAGCGTTTCAAAAGATAGTACTGTCTTTGCTGCAGGTTCGGATAGTGGAATTGTTAATGTTTATAGCCGGGATGAGTTTCTTGGAGGCAAAAGAAAACCAATGAAAGCTCTTACCAATTTAACTACTAAAGTGGACGGGTTGCAGTTTAATCATGATGGTCAAATCCTGGCCACCTTTTCAAGCATGAAGCGTGATAGCGTAAAGTTGGTTCATGTACCATCTCTGAGTGTATTCTCAAACTGGCCCCCTTTGAAACATAACCTTCAGTATGTGCAGTGTTTAGATTTCAGTCCGGGTGGAGGTTTGATGGTCCTAGGAAATGCTGCTGGAAAGGTGATGTTGTATAAGCTAAACCATTATGAACATGCATAA
- the LOC116250817 gene encoding protein PECTIC ARABINOGALACTAN SYNTHESIS-RELATED translates to MAELRHQSSSVRSSSSPMKRDEDAAAKVKEEDRPEDEAEPYRPHRHYHIRERTRSFVSRLRSSLPYGRDQLFRFYSPELFVKLFFPVAVIFVLLAFISAPILWNRLTAPYLCTREDIVLRCPSVKEPPSLWENPHSATTSWKPCAERRPDEVSFLPPENETTGYILVQAEGGLNQQRIAICNAVAVAKIMNATLILPLLKQDQIWKDQTKFEDIFDVNHFIKYLKDDVRIVRDIPDWFPERAELFTSIRRTVKNIPKYASAQFYIDNVLPRIKEKKIMALKPFVDRLGYENVPPEINRLRCRVNYHALKFLPDIEEMAEKIYARMRNRTGSPSPYMALHLRFEKGMVGLSFCDFVGTREEKAMMAAYRKKEWPRRYKDGSHLWQTALEKRKEGRCPLEPGEVAVILRAMGYPKETQIYVASGQVYGGLNRMAPLRNMFPNLVTKEDLTSKGELEGLKKHVTSLAALDFLVCLKADVFVMTHGGNFAKLIMGARRYMGHRLKSIKPDKNIMAKSLGDPFLGWANFVEDVLIAHETKTGLPEPSFPQYDLYENPLTPCMCRT, encoded by the exons ATGGCGGAGCTGAGGCACCAGTCGTCCAGCGTCCGGTCGAGCAGTTCGCCCATGAAGCGCGACGAGGATGCTGCTGCGAAAGTTAAGGAGGAGGACAGGCCGGAGGACGAGGCGGAGCCGTACCGCCCCCACCGGCACTACCACATAAGGGAAAGAACCCGCTCCTTCGTCTCCAGGCTGCGCTCGTCGCTACCTTACGGGAGGGACCAGCTCTTCCGCTTCTACTCGCCCGAGCTCTTCGTCAAGCTGTTCTTCCCCGTCGCCGTCATCTTTGTCTTATTGGCCTTCATCTCCGCACCAATCCTCTGGAATCGCCTC ACTGCCCCATACTTATGCACACGAGAAGATATTGTTCTTCGTTGCCCGTCT GTGAAAGAGCCACCTTCACTTTGGGAAAATCCCCACTCAGCTACCACGTCATGGAAACCCTGTGCAGAGAGAAGACCAGATGAAGTATCTT TTCTCCCACCTGAAAATGAGACTACTGGATATATACTGGTCCAGGCTGAGGGTGGACTAAATCAGCAGAGAATAGCT ATATGTAATGCTGTAGCCGTTGCAAAAATAATGAATGCGACCCTTATTTTGCCACTTTTGAAGCAGGACCAGATCTGGAAAGATCAAAC GAAATTCGAAGACATATTTGATGTTAATCATTTCATTAAGTATTTGAAGGATGATGTACGAATTGTACGTGATATTCCCGATTGGTTTCCTGAAAGAGCAGAGCTGTTCACAAGTATAAG GCGTACGGtgaaaaatattccaaaatatgcATCAGCACAGTTTTATATTGACAATGTACTTCCTCGcattaaggagaaaaaaattatggctcTGAAACCTTTTGTTGATAGATTGGG GTATGAAAATGTCCCGCCAGAAATCAATCGCTTGAGGTGCAGGGTTAACTATCACGCTTTAAAATTTTTACCTGACATTGAAGAAATGGCTGAAAAGATATATGCGAGGATGAGAAATCGAACTGGCAGCCCTAGTCCTTACAT GGCTCTTCACCTAAGGTTTGAGAAGGGTATGGTCGGGCTGTCATTCTGTGATTTTGTGGGGACAAGAGAGGAAAAAGCCATGATGGCAGcatatagaaagaaagaatggcCTCGTCGCTATAAA GATGGATCCCATCTTTGGCAGACAGCactggagaagagaaaagaagggcGCTGTCCTCTTGAACCTGGTGAAGTTGCTGTGATCTTACGAGCCATGGGTTACCCAAAAGAAACACAGATTTATGTAGCTTCTGGGCAGGTCTATGGTGGGCTCAACAGGATGGCTCCCCTCAGGAATATGTTCCCCAATTTG GTAACCAAGGAGGATCTGACAAGCAAAGGCGAACTGGAAGGGCTGAAGAAACATGTAACAAGTCTGGCTGCACTCGATTTCCTTGTATGCTTGAAGGCTGATGTCTTTGTAATGACTCATGGAGGAAATTTTGCGAAGCTGATAATGGGTGCTCGAAGATACATGGGTCACCGGCTCAAATCCATTAAGCCAGACAAGAACATCATGGCCAAGTCACTGGGTGATCCTTTCCTTGGTTGGGCCAACTTTGTTGAAGATGTTCTCATTGCACATGAGACAAAGACAGGGTTGCCTGAGCCTTCATTCCCACAATACGATCTATATGAAAATCCTCTAACCCCATGCATGTGTAGAACATGA
- the LOC116249641 gene encoding uncharacterized protein LOC116249641 translates to MSSIALGFVILTSLLVIGSAEPSSSDGHASVPPRGWNSYDAFSWIISEEQFLQNADVVSKKLLAHGYKYVVVDYLWYRRKVEGAYSNSLGFDVIDTWGRPLPDPQRWPSSRGGKGFKNVADAVHKMGLKFGIHVMRGISTQAVNANTPILDVITGGQYNDSERHWQAKDIGLKERACPWMSQGFMAVDTDKGAGRAFLRSLYHQYAEWGVDFVKHDCIFGDDLDTSEILIVSEALQRISRPIVYSLSPGTHVTPAMAAKISSRVNMYRITGDDWDAWEHIKGHFNISRDFASSHLIGAEGLKGKSWPDMDMLPFGQLTDVGSNEGPHRKCNLTIDEQRTQVTLWSMFKSPLMFGGDLTQIDQTTLGLITSPTLLEINSYSGNNMEYPFVHAKSPHCENVQITRPVVPVDENEDVNNDLQLTSCSNVRARGFILEAYNGDIDHICWKEGIAGENISRFCLYKRQPLLTEEEQIAYERRYSGKFHLVTAASDDLCLDSSIDRRNSMEKSAFMKFSPCRYSANQLWDYVDGKLVDSYYGLCATKHILDDTKYEGEVRSWIATGRKGEIYLSFFNLFSCKMTISTTIKELAKVLPKDYIRKGSCYCSEIWTNQQLGIIRKELSMEVAAHGCAAFVLKCH, encoded by the exons ATGAGCTCCATTGCGCTTGGTTTTGTTATTTTAACCAGTCTACTAGT GATCGGTAGCGCGGAGCCGTCTAGCTCTGATGGACATGCCAGTGTTCCTCCAAGAGGGTGGAACTCATACGATGCCTTCTCTTGGATTATCTCAGAGGAGCAATTCTTGCAGAATGCAGATGTTGTCTCCAAGAAACTGCTTGCCCACGGATATAAG TATGTTGTGGTCGACTATTTATGGTATCGAAGGAAAGTAGAAGGAGCATACTCGAACTCTCTAGGATTTGATGTGATTGATACATGGGGAAGGCCACTTCCTGATCCTCAGAGGTGGCCTTCTTCGAGAGGTGGCAAAGGATTCAAAAATGTGGCTGATGCTGTTCACAAGATGGGCTTGAAATTTGGGATTCATGTCATGAGGGGTATCAGCACCCAAGCAGTCAATGCCAACACCCCCATTTTGGATGTTATCACG GGAGGTCAATACAACGATTCAGAGCGGCATTGGCAGGCAAAAGATATTGGCCTAAAGGAGAGGGCCTGTCCTTGGATGTCACAGGGATTTATGGCCGTAGACACTGATAAGGGAGCTGGTAGAGCATTCCTGAGGTCACTCTATCATCAATATGCTGAATGGGGTGTTGATTTTG TGAAGCATGATTGCATCTTTGGTGATGATCTAGATACAAGCGAGATATTAATTGTATCTGAG GCTTTACAAAGAATAAGTCGTCCAATTGTATATTCTCTCTCACCTGGAACACATGTTACGCCAGCCATGGCTGCCAAAATTAGTAGCAGGGTGAACATGTATAGGATAACCGGTGATGATTGGGATGCATGGGAACATATCAAAGGGCACTTCAATATATCCAG AGACTTTGCTTCTTCTCACTTAATTGGTGCTGAAGGACTAAAGGGAAAGTCATGGCCAGACATGGACATGCTACCATTTGGCCAGCTTACTGATGTTG GTTCAAATGAAGGGCCTCACAGAAAGTGCAATCTCACCATCGATGAGCAGAGGACACAG GTTACTTTGTGGTCGATGTTCAAGTCTCCCTTGATGTTCGGAGGGGATCTGACTCAAATTGATCAGACAACGCTGGGTCTTATAACAAGTCCCACCCTTCTGGAAATTAACTCCTATAGTGGAAACAACATGGAG TATCCTTTTGTCCATGCAAAGAGTCCACACTGTGAGAATGTTCAGATAACAAGGCCAGTTGTACCTGTGGATGAAAACGAGGATGTCAATAATGATCTACAGTTAACTAGTTGCTCTAATGTGAGAGCAAGGGGCTTCATTTTGGAAGCTTATAATGGAGACATAGATCACATATGCTGGAAAGAAGGCATAGCtggagaaaatatttcaagattctGTCTGTACAAACGTCAACCTTTGTTAACAGA GGAAGAGCAAATTGCATATGAAAGGCGATATTCTGGAAAATTTCATTTAGTGACAGCTGCATCTGATGATCTGTGTCTTGATTCTTCTATAGACAGAAGAAATTCCATGGAGAAATCAGCCTTCATGAAATTTTCCCCTTGTAGATATAGTGCTAACCAG CTTTGGGATTATGTTGATGGAAAGCTTGTTGATAGCTATTATGGTCTCTGTGCAACTAAGCACATATTAGATG ATACTAAATATGAAGGAGAAGTCCGTTCTTGGATTGCAACTGGAAGAAAAG GTGAAATATATCTAtcttttttcaatcttttctctTGTAAGATGACAATATCAACAACGATCAAGGAGTTGGCTAAGGTGCTGCCTAAGGACTACATAAGGAAAGGCTCCTGCTATTGTTCTGAAATTTGGACGAATCAGCAGCTTGGGATAATAAGAAAAGAGTTGTCCATGGAAGTCGCAGCACATGGTTGTGCAGCATTCGTCCTCAAATGCCACTAG